From Mytilus edulis chromosome 8, xbMytEdul2.2, whole genome shotgun sequence, one genomic window encodes:
- the LOC139484647 gene encoding uncharacterized protein: MELIKFLKIIYFSLILWTVVCSKSKKHKGCFRQRSNTDCQAIKIRCPKGSIIYNPKVWATDKTCKAIDPSSLGQPVDLIVNIAECYWKPICLIKFPTNPFFQSTQIDDVNTLQVRNWTCISQNEKSTYFSQSICEGEEYITSHTDGVILSHPNIPWNYDFGKNNKNKVGFQCRKLINMDNHRNDRIHISTHIFDVDQNTDKLYINDKPVPRTGFNQILNVSSGNVSIRFESQSGHIVSKGGRGFVICFNRIGNDATVFANTSACAKLMKTYRKAQLTMDRTDINCNKKFTKQCPANVIKGRCRNCKLKGVNRCSSKYKSTCSLCCPDKDIRRHCKRVRRRTKQRSQKGKRKRKYHKRRRHRQYKLS, from the exons TTGTATGTTCCAAATCAAAAAAACACAAAGGGTGTTTTAGGCAGCGCTCAAATACAGACTGCCAAGCAATCAAGATACGTTGTCCCAAAGGGTCCATTATCTATAACCCTAAAGTATGGGCTACCGATAAAACATGCAAAGCGATAGACCCTTCTAGTCTTGGTCAACCTGTGGATCTGATTGTTAACATTGCAGAATGTTACTGGAAACCTATATGTCTGATCAAGTTTCCAACAAATCCATTTTTCCAGTCAACACAAATTGATGATGTAAACACGTTACAAGTGAGGAATTGGACTTGTATCAGTCAAAACG AGAAGTCCACATATTTCAGTCAGAGTATCTGTGAAGGAGAAGAATATATTACTTCTCATACTGACGGAGTAATACTTAGCCATCCTAATATTCCATGGAATTAtgattttggaaaaaataataaaaacaaggtTGGATTTCAATGTCGGAAGCTAATTAATATGGACAACCATAGAAATGACAGAATTCATATTTCTACACACATATTCGATGTAGATCAAAACACCGACAAGTTATACATAAATGACAAACCTGTACCACGAACAGGcttcaatcaaattttaaacGTCTCAAGCGGAAATGTTTCTATTAGATTTGAATCACAATCTGGACACATTGTCTCAAAAGGAGGGCgtggttttgttatttgttttaata ggatCGGAAATGATGCCACCGTTTTTGCAAATACATCAGCATGTGCTAAGTTAATGAAAACATATCGAAAGGCACAACTAACCATGGACAGGACAG ATATCAACTGCAACAAGAAGTTCACAAAACAATGTCCCGCAAACGTTATAAAAGGTAGATGTAGAAATTGCAAATTGAAAGGTGTTAATAGATGTAGCAGTAAGTACAAATCTACCTGTTCTTTGTGTTGTCCTGACAAGGATATCAGAAGACATTGTAAACGTGTTAGGAGAAGGACGAAACAACGATCACAGAAAGGGAAACGCAAAAGAAAATACCATAAAAGGAGACGTCATAGACAATATAAGTTatcataa